From the genome of Dehalococcoidales bacterium:
GGATTGGGGATAAAAGCCTTAAAACCAGCCGGTTGCCTGATTAATTTCCCGAGTTCAATTTTCTTCATTTTTGTATACATTTCCATAAAACTTGTATACAAAGTATATCAGTTTGTATACATTTGTCAATAGATGTATACAAACTTTTTGAGGTTTGAATCAAAACAGACGAATCCCGAATTCACGCAGGGTATTAGCCAGTGCATAAATCGGCAGCCCGACGACATTAAAATAATCGCCCTCGATTTTTTCGACAATTAACGCACCCAACCCTTGAATTGCGTATGCCCCGGCCTTATCAAGCGGTTCTCCCGTCTTTGCGTAAGCATCAATTTCCGCGGATGTCAGTTTTTTAATATAAACCTTAGTTTCAACCGCAGCGGATAATGTTTTAGCGGTTGCGGTATCCGTAACGGTAAACCCCGTAATTACAAAATGATGCCTGCCGCTTAGCCGCGCAAGCATAGTGCGCGCTTCCGCAGGGCTTTTAGGCTTGCCGATTATCTGCCCGTCAAGAACCCCAAAGGTGTCCGCCCCGATAATAACGGCATCCTGGTATTTTTCGGCAATCGCCGTAACTTTGCGCAGCGACAATTCTATCGCCAATTTATGCGAATCGGGCTCCCGGCATATTTCCTCATTAAAACCACTGCCGTCAACCTCAAAGCGCAGCCCGATATTTTCCAAAAGCTCTTTCCTGCGAGGGGATGATGAGGCCAATATTATTCTTCTTTCGTTATCCATACTTTAATATTACTGCAGAGCACGAATCGCCTCCGCCAACTCCTGTTTCATGGTTTCGTCCTGGAGGCTTAACCCCTCCCAGCGCGCTTCCAACGCCTTAATGCGCGCCAGAACCTGTTGATGTCTGGAAGTAGCCTCTACCATCGCCGCACCGTCATTGTAGCTTGTCTGGTCGGCATAAAGGGATTCAATCTTGTTTTTTTCAGCCTCTAATTGCGCTATTTCGTTTTCAACCTTTTCAATTTCGGCTTTTAAAGGCTTGGATTTACGAAAATAATCGTTGCGAAGCGTTGCTTCTTTATTTTTACGCTGCTTTGCGTCACTAAACACAGGCTTGGGCTTACAAACCGGAGAATTCTCGCCCGGTACCTCATTTTCTTTCTTTTTCTCGGTATAGTAATCGTAATCTCCCAAATAAAACGAAAGTACACCGTTTCTGACTTCGATAATCTTATTGGCAACCTGATTAATCAGCAGGCGGTCATGTGTAATAAAACATAGTGTCCCGTCGTATTCTTCGAGCGCATCCGTAAGAACCTCGCGCGAAGCAATATCAAGATGGTTGGTCGGCTCGTCCATTAAGATAAAATTGGCCGGCTTTAAAAGCATTTTTGCAATTGCAAGACGCGCTTTTTCACCGCCGGAAAGGACAGATACCGTTTTGAATGCGTCATCACCGCTAAAAAGAAAGGCCCCCAAAAGCGAACGCAGCTCCCGGTCGGTTGCCTCGGGTGAAACCCTGCGCAGTTCGGATAATAAATCATTTGCCGGATTTAAAAGCTCCAACTGGTGTTGCGCATAATAAGTTGTTTCCGTTTTATGCCCCAAAACCCGTTCGCCCTTTTCAAATGGCAGCACCCCGGCAAGAATTTTTAAAAGGGTTGTCTTACCGGCACCGTTGGGGCCAACCAAAGCCACTTTATCCCCGCGTTCGATTGTTAGATTCATCCCTGCGTAAATTACCTTTTCACCGTACGCTTTATGCAAGTTTTTTAAGTTAATCACTTCCCGCCCGCTCGGCTCGGTTTCGGCGAAATTAAAGTTTACTCTTTTGGTTATGCGGGGGACTTCAATCAGTTCCGTTTTAGCCAGCAGCTTTAGACGGCTTTGTACTTGCCTGGCTTTGGTAGCTTTATAGCGAAAACGATCAACAAACTCCATTTGCTTAGCGATTTTCTTTTCCTGTCTTTCGGCGGCGGCTTCCAGTTTTTGAGCCTCTTTGTCACGCATTTCAATATAGCCGTTATAGTTTCCGTTAAAGCAAACTGGCTTGCCGTTTTCAATCGCCAAAATCTTATTGGTAACCTTATTCAAAAAAAGCCGGTCGTGTGATGTTAAAAGAACCGCGCCGTCGTAGCGTAAAAGATAATTTTCAAACCAGATGCACGACTCCAAATCAAGATGATTGGTGGGTTCGTCCAAAAGGAGGAGATCCGGGTTGACCGCCAACAATTTTGCCAGCGAAGCGCGCATTAACCAACCGCCGCTAAATTCTTTTAAAGGCCGCCCAAAATCATTTTCGGAAAAACCGAGCCCGCAGAGGATGGCCTTGGCACGGTATTCAACATCGTTCTCGCCCAGAATCTCAAAACGGTGCTGCAATTCCCCCAATTCCGCCAGCAAGGACATTTTTTCATCGTCTGCAAGGAGCTGCTCCAGCTTAGAAACTATTGTATCAATCCGCTCTTGAATTGCCTTTGTTTTTTCACAGGCAACGGCGACTTCATCCAATAAAAGCTTGTCGGAAAAAGGCTCCACTTCCTGCCGCAAATAACCGATTGTGGTTCCTTTTTTGCGAGTGATTAAACCTTCATCGGGGGTCACATTACCGGATATAATTTCAAAAAGGGTTGTTTTGCCCGAACCGTTAGGGCCAAGGACGGCAACACGGTCGCTTTCGCCAACACTAAGCGTCAAACCCGCAAACAATGTGCGTAAACCGAACGATTTTGAAATTTCGAAAATACTTAGCATGTTTACCTAAAAATTTATTGCGAAAACTTTAGTAAATTATACAATCCGAACGCCTGTTGGGGGAAATCGAAGCATGGAATTATCTTAACATAACGACATTATTCGACTCCTTCTTTGGCTGAAGAAGTCTCCTCGGGCGGCAAGGCATTTTTTACCTCGGCAAGCGCCTCGGGGCTGATTGTTTCCGCAGCCTGTAAAGTACCCTCGGTCGCTTTTGTAACCGCTTCATCTTTCGACAAGTTCACCTGCTTTGAAACCTTGACCGCCGCCTCAACGGTTCTACGGGTCGCGGTTGCCAAATCACAGCACGTCTCGGAAGCACCTTCTATAATCCCTTGGCTTGCCCCGATAATTGCATCCTCGGGGGCAACGCCGGCATCGGTCATAACCTTAATAACGCTTGTTACAATCGCCTTTTCTATTTTGCCGACATCCTCCGGAGTCTCTTCAATGGCATGCATCGCTCCGCGCGCAACCTGTCTGGAAATTTCCATTCCGTGCTTTTTCATATCTTCCGGGGATTGCGGAAGGACAGAGATATCCCTTTCAAAAGCCCTTGTCAATCTCTGAGTCAACCTTTTACCTTGTAATGCCGTAACGGTAGCCATTCTGGCAATTTCCGCTATTTGAAAAACGGTAACGCCCAAGGCCACATCCAACCCCGGAATTCCAATTCGCCTTACTTGGTTAAAAGGAAAATTACTAAATGTCATCGGGGCGGGAGCGGAACTCATATGGCTCGTGAAGTCCCGTGACGGATTTAAAAGTGAATTTAAAACGATTTCGCTGCCAACCTCGCCCTCTTCCTTTAAAGAAGCCAGTAAGCCAATAACGGCTAAACCCGCAATAAAGGCCAGCAAAAACAGGAAATCCAATCCGTTCAGCACTAAAATCGGGAACTCCGCCATGCTGCCGTTACTAATCCATGTTATGTTAAGGTTTAAATGCCTTGTTGCAAAAAAGCCGGCTAATAAACTGCCAAAGAGCGGTCCGACTCCGATACCGAGATTGGTGGCTACGGAAGCACTGGCAAGATAGGAAGCGGCCTGACCGGCAGGCGCCAACTTCAAACCGATTGTGCTGACGGTAAGGTTAACTCCGGCCATCGCGATTCCCGCAAATATATGCAAAACCACAAGCAAGGGCATGGTTAAGAAATATTTATCGGGCATTGCCGTAAACATCCAGCCGAAAATCACCAATAAATAAAGGGATGCGCACATATATAAAATAACTTTATTACCGAAACGATCCACAAAGCTGCCCCAAACCCGAAGGAAAATAACGCTAAAGAGCTGGCTTGTGATACTCAGCCCGATAACCCAATAAAGAGGCAAACCCAGATATGTCAGCATATAGACGGCAAAAAAGGGAATCGCCAGGTTTGAAGCGATATTCCAAAACAATAAAAAAGAGACCAGTTTTTTGAAGTTTTTGTCTCGCAAAGGCGCGATAAGCCTTTCTTTCAAAGAAACCGAATCCTTTTCTACCGGCTGCATCATCGGCTCCGGCATTAATGACATAAACACCGGGCAAGACAAGCCCAAAAATACGGTGCCAAAT
Proteins encoded in this window:
- a CDS encoding ABC-F family ATP-binding cassette domain-containing protein; its protein translation is MFAGLTLSVGESDRVAVLGPNGSGKTTLFEIISGNVTPDEGLITRKKGTTIGYLRQEVEPFSDKLLLDEVAVACEKTKAIQERIDTIVSKLEQLLADDEKMSLLAELGELQHRFEILGENDVEYRAKAILCGLGFSENDFGRPLKEFSGGWLMRASLAKLLAVNPDLLLLDEPTNHLDLESCIWFENYLLRYDGAVLLTSHDRLFLNKVTNKILAIENGKPVCFNGNYNGYIEMRDKEAQKLEAAAERQEKKIAKQMEFVDRFRYKATKARQVQSRLKLLAKTELIEVPRITKRVNFNFAETEPSGREVINLKNLHKAYGEKVIYAGMNLTIERGDKVALVGPNGAGKTTLLKILAGVLPFEKGERVLGHKTETTYYAQHQLELLNPANDLLSELRRVSPEATDRELRSLLGAFLFSGDDAFKTVSVLSGGEKARLAIAKMLLKPANFILMDEPTNHLDIASREVLTDALEEYDGTLCFITHDRLLINQVANKIIEVRNGVLSFYLGDYDYYTEKKKENEVPGENSPVCKPKPVFSDAKQRKNKEATLRNDYFRKSKPLKAEIEKVENEIAQLEAEKNKIESLYADQTSYNDGAAMVEATSRHQQVLARIKALEARWEGLSLQDETMKQELAEAIRALQ
- a CDS encoding Maf family protein, with amino-acid sequence MDNERRIILASSSPRRKELLENIGLRFEVDGSGFNEEICREPDSHKLAIELSLRKVTAIAEKYQDAVIIGADTFGVLDGQIIGKPKSPAEARTMLARLSGRHHFVITGFTVTDTATAKTLSAAVETKVYIKKLTSAEIDAYAKTGEPLDKAGAYAIQGLGALIVEKIEGDYFNVVGLPIYALANTLREFGIRLF
- a CDS encoding MFS transporter; translated protein: MKIFSFLNPKPTISEQDIKSGLRWLTLEGVAALSFNSITTSGILAAYALALGASVPQIGIMASIPFLMQSFQSVTILLVEKFRKRKAIVVPSYLLAQLVWIPVALIPLFMVTPSAEAVYLLLGLLVINGLLRAFTNSAWNSWIRDLVPQSILGRFFGRRLALAGIVSAIFSLGAAFFVDYWSGLSSTGNIALAYTWVLLFGTVFLGLSCPVFMSLMPEPMMQPVEKDSVSLKERLIAPLRDKNFKKLVSFLLFWNIASNLAIPFFAVYMLTYLGLPLYWVIGLSITSQLFSVIFLRVWGSFVDRFGNKVILYMCASLYLLVIFGWMFTAMPDKYFLTMPLLVVLHIFAGIAMAGVNLTVSTIGLKLAPAGQAASYLASASVATNLGIGVGPLFGSLLAGFFATRHLNLNITWISNGSMAEFPILVLNGLDFLFLLAFIAGLAVIGLLASLKEEGEVGSEIVLNSLLNPSRDFTSHMSSAPAPMTFSNFPFNQVRRIGIPGLDVALGVTVFQIAEIARMATVTALQGKRLTQRLTRAFERDISVLPQSPEDMKKHGMEISRQVARGAMHAIEETPEDVGKIEKAIVTSVIKVMTDAGVAPEDAIIGASQGIIEGASETCCDLATATRRTVEAAVKVSKQVNLSKDEAVTKATEGTLQAAETISPEALAEVKNALPPEETSSAKEGVE